The following DNA comes from Firmicutes bacterium CAG:345.
TGAATTTATCAGTAATAAGATAAACTTTTAATCTATCTTTTTCTTTTTTTATTTTTCCTTCAACTAGAGCTTCATATTTTCTAACAACTTTTTGTTCTTCAAATTGTTTTTGAAGTAATGTTTTCATTTCAGCATTTTTTGCAAAAATAACTAATCCACTAGTATCTTTATCAAGTCTATGAACAATAAAAATACGGCCATTTTGCTTTTTAACATGTTCGTAAACTTGATGATACAAGGTAGCCTCTACTGGAGTTTTTTCATCCTTAATTGTTATTAATCCACTAGGCTTATCAACAACAATAACATCCTCATCTTCATAGATGATTTTCATCTTTAAAATTTTTCTTTTCATTTTATTTAAATAACAAAGTAGCTTTCACAGCTTTTTCATATTGAGCTATTTTAATATTGCGTTTTTCCACATTCATTTTCGGATTAAAGACATCGCTAGAAAATGTTATTTTTTTAATATCTTCCAAATCTAAAAAATATCCACTGGTAATTCCAACTAGAAAAGCAGCCCCTAAAGATGTTGTTTCTACTACTTCTGGTCTAAGAATTTTAGTTGGCACGATATCACTTTGGAACTGCATAAGATAATTATTACTACTTGCACCCCCATCAACACTTAAATAATTCAATTGAATTTTTGTATCATCAATCATTGTCTTTATGACATCATAAGCTTGTAAAGCAATTCCTTCTAATGTTGCTTTCACAATATCATTTTTATTCGTTCCTCTTGTAATGCCATATATTGCACCTCGACATTCATTATCCCAATATGGCGTACCAAGTCCAGCAAAAGCAGGAACAACAATTAAAGATTCATCTTTAGAAAAAAAAGCTTTTTCTTCTGTTTCAGCAGCATTTTCAACTAAATTTAATCCATCTCTAAGCCATTGAACAGCAGCCCCACCAATAAAAACCGACCCTTCCAACGCATAGTACTTTTCGTTTTTTGTTGTTAATCCTATTGTTGTCAAAAGACCATTTTCTGAATAAACTGGATTATTTCCTGTATTCATTAAACAAAATAAGCCAGTGCCATAGGTCATTTTAATTCCACCTTTTTTTATCAATTGATGTCCTAATAATGCAGATTGTTGATCTCCAGCAACTCCCATAATTTTTATAGGTCCACAAGAAAATAAATTAGTTTCTCCATAATAATCTGAACTATTTTTTACTTCAGGCAACATAATTTTTGGAATATTAAATATCTTTAAAAGATCATCATCATATTGCAATGTCTCAATATTAAATAATTGCGTACGAGATGCATTGCTAGTATCAGTTGCAAATATTTTTCCACCTGTTAATTTATAAACTAACCAACTATCTATAGTACAAGCTTTTACGTATCCGTTTTCAGCCCTTTCTTGAAGATTATATTTGTCTAAAAGATATCTAATTTTTGTTGAAGAAAAATATGAAGACATTGTCAATCCAGTTTTTCTATGAATTAAATCTTTATACTCTAAATATTTTTTTACAACATCATTTGTTTCATTGCTTTGCCAAACAATAGCTTCTGTTAAAGGTTTTCCAGTATTAGAATCAAATAGTAAACAAGTTTCTCTTTGTGTAGCTATTCCTAAGCCTATTATATCTTTGCCGGAAACACCTGTTCTTATCAAAACTTCATTGATGACATCAACAGCTGAAACAAAAATAGCGGTTGGATCTTGATGAACATACCCAGGAAAAGGGTATGTGCACTCTAAATCTCGCTGGGCAGTATAAATTTTATGTCCAGCAAGATCAAAAAGCGTCGCTCTAGTTGAAGTAGTTCCACTATCTAATGCGAATAAATATTTCATTTTAATAACGATGTGATTCGTCTGTTAAAGCTTTTAAATGACAAGCTAATTCATCGGACAAAGCATTTTGTGGTAAACGATATTTCCAGTTAGTACCTAAAGTACTAGGAACATTAATTCTTCCTTCTGTTCCAACTTTCAATAAATCT
Coding sequences within:
- a CDS encoding pseudouridine synthase (product inferred by homology to UniProt); translated protein: MKIIYEDEDVIVVDKPSGLITIKDEKTPVEATLYHQVYEHVKKQNGRIFIVHRLDKDTSGLVIFAKNAEMKTLLQKQFEEQKVVRKYEALVEGKIKKEKDRLKVYLITDKFNNVFATNKNKNGQLAITDYRLISSNDEKSYVDISILTGKRNQIRASFALIGHPIVGDKKYGSTIKKGLSLRAYELLFDDNLNLKKKQFTINKYFDKII
- a CDS encoding glycerol kinase 2 (product inferred by homology to UniProt); the protein is MKYLFALDSGTTSTRATLFDLAGHKIYTAQRDLECTYPFPGYVHQDPTAIFVSAVDVINEVLIRTGVSGKDIIGLGIATQRETCLLFDSNTGKPLTEAIVWQSNETNDVVKKYLEYKDLIHRKTGLTMSSYFSSTKIRYLLDKYNLQERAENGYVKACTIDSWLVYKLTGGKIFATDTSNASRTQLFNIETLQYDDDLLKIFNIPKIMLPEVKNSSDYYGETNLFSCGPIKIMGVAGDQQSALLGHQLIKKGGIKMTYGTGLFCLMNTGNNPVYSENGLLTTIGLTTKNEKYYALEGSVFIGGAAVQWLRDGLNLVENAAETEEKAFFSKDESLIVVPAFAGLGTPYWDNECRGAIYGITRGTNKNDIVKATLEGIALQAYDVIKTMIDDTKIQLNYLSVDGGASSNNYLMQFQSDIVPTKILRPEVVETTSLGAAFLVGITSGYFLDLEDIKKITFSSDVFNPKMNVEKRNIKIAQYEKAVKATLLFK